In a genomic window of Salegentibacter salegens:
- a CDS encoding bile acid:sodium symporter family protein translates to MKFNGFIAAIFVAIIIAYLFPEGIVLFPLKTITDIGIGFIFFFYGLKLSPAEFKLGFLNYKTHIVIQLTTFVVFPLLTLLCLPLFETGTNSDLWIALFFLGTLPSTVSSSIVMVSLAKGNLPTAIFNASLSGLIGIFATPIWLSFFLSGSADFEFLDVLIKLCWQIIIPLILGLFLQKFLGDLARKHSKKLGLLDKTTIILIVYSSFSNSFTSNIFGNVETVDLLKLTGIVILLFVVVYFGLGLLCNFLGFNLKDKITAQFCGTKKSLVHGSVMVKVIFGNSANTGLLLLPIMIYHSLQLILIAFYAEKYRKRVLQIETSEKAL, encoded by the coding sequence TTGAAGTTCAACGGATTTATAGCGGCAATTTTTGTAGCGATAATTATCGCCTATCTATTTCCTGAAGGAATAGTGCTTTTTCCGCTTAAAACCATTACCGATATTGGGATTGGTTTTATTTTCTTTTTCTACGGGTTAAAATTATCTCCAGCTGAATTCAAATTGGGATTTCTGAATTACAAAACTCATATCGTAATTCAGCTAACCACCTTTGTGGTTTTTCCTTTATTGACGCTTCTTTGTTTACCGCTGTTTGAAACAGGTACAAATTCAGATCTTTGGATTGCGCTGTTTTTTCTGGGGACGCTGCCCTCTACCGTTTCTTCTTCTATTGTAATGGTTTCACTGGCAAAAGGAAATTTGCCAACCGCTATTTTCAATGCAAGTCTTTCAGGTTTAATCGGAATTTTTGCGACGCCAATTTGGTTGAGTTTCTTCTTAAGTGGAAGCGCCGATTTTGAATTTTTAGACGTGCTTATAAAGCTTTGCTGGCAAATAATTATCCCGTTAATTCTTGGATTATTTCTGCAGAAATTTCTTGGGGATTTAGCAAGAAAACACAGTAAAAAATTGGGCTTATTAGATAAAACAACTATTATACTAATTGTTTACTCAAGCTTTAGTAACTCATTCACCTCCAATATATTTGGAAATGTAGAAACAGTCGATTTACTTAAGCTTACTGGTATAGTTATTTTACTATTTGTCGTGGTTTACTTTGGACTTGGATTGCTTTGTAATTTTTTAGGATTCAACCTAAAAGACAAAATCACTGCACAGTTTTGCGGAACTAAAAAATCCCTGGTTCACGGCTCTGTAATGGTAAAAGTAATCTTTGGAAATTCAGCAAACACCGGGCTTCTACTTCTACCCATTATGATCTATCACTCGCTGCAATTAATACTGATCGCTTTTTATGCGGAAAAATATAGAAAGCGGGTTTTGCAAATTGAAACTTCAGAAAAAGCCTTATAG
- a CDS encoding DUF423 domain-containing protein, protein MKELVLIIGGIYGTLAVVFGAFGAHALKKRFSEEQLKSFETGVKYQMYHAIMLIISGIVFPFIGISQQLIAWFFIIGIFLFSFSIYGLTLSDSAGKKIKILGPVTPLGGLLLILGWIFFTINITEIALYL, encoded by the coding sequence ATGAAGGAACTTGTCCTTATAATCGGGGGAATTTACGGCACACTTGCTGTAGTTTTTGGTGCTTTTGGAGCACACGCTTTAAAGAAACGTTTTTCTGAAGAACAGCTAAAAAGCTTTGAAACGGGAGTGAAATACCAAATGTATCACGCGATTATGCTTATTATCTCCGGAATTGTTTTTCCGTTTATTGGGATCTCGCAGCAGCTAATTGCCTGGTTTTTTATAATTGGGATTTTTTTGTTTTCCTTTAGTATTTATGGTCTTACTCTTAGCGATTCCGCAGGAAAAAAGATTAAGATTTTGGGGCCAGTAACTCCTCTTGGCGGACTTTTACTTATTCTGGGTTGGATCTTTTTTACGATCAATATTACTGAAATCGCACTTTACTTATAA
- the carB gene encoding carbamoyl-phosphate synthase large subunit, with protein MPKNNNLKSILIIGSGPIIIGQACEFDYAGTQSLRSLREDGIETILLNSNPATIMTDPSMADHVYLKPLTTKSIVEILKAHPNIDAVLPTMGGQTALNLCIEADEKGIWEDFGIKLIGVDIDAINITEDREKFKQLMGRIGIPVAPAKTVTSYLQGKEVAQEFGFPLVIRASFTLGGSGASFVHGPEEFDEKLTYGLEASPIHEVLIDKALLGWKEYELELLRDKNDNVVIICSIENMDPMGIHTGDSITVAPAMTLSDTTYQRMRDMAIKMMRNIGDFAGGCNVQFAVSPDEKEDIIAIEINPRVSRSSALASKATGYPIAKIATKLAIGYNLDELENQITKSTSALFEPTLDYVIVKIPRWNFDKFEGADRTLGLQMKSVGEVMGIGRSFQEALHKATQSLEIKRNGLGADGKSHTKYDEIIEKLTYASWDRVFVIYDAIQAGIPLSRIHEITKIDMWFLRQYEELYALDVEISKFDKESLPKDLLLEAKQKGFADRQIAHMLDCLESEVYNKRVDLGINRVYKLVDTCAAEFKAETPYYYSTFEAEIETPDGKRYVDNESKVSEKKKIVVLGSGPNRIGQGIEFDYSCVHGVLAASECGYETIMINCNPETVSTDFDIADKLYFEPVFWEHIYDIIRHEKPEGVIVQLGGQTALKLAEKLDRYGIKIMGTSYEALDLAEDRGSFSKLLQANDIPYPEFGTAETAEEALALADELDFPILVRPSYVLGGQGMKIVINKDELEETVVDLLRKIPNNKLLLDHYLDGAIEAEADAICDGEDVHIIGIMEHIEPCGIHSGDSNAVLPPFNLGDLVMQQIKDHTHKIALALNTVGLINIQFAIKDDMVYIIEANPRASRTVPFIAKAYKEPYVNYATKVMLGHKKVKDFNFNPQLDGYAIKQPVFSFNKFHKVNKQLGPEMKSTGESILFIDSLKDDAFYDLYSRRKMYLSK; from the coding sequence TATCCTTATTATTGGCTCAGGACCTATTATTATAGGCCAGGCCTGCGAATTTGATTATGCCGGAACTCAATCCTTACGTTCTTTACGTGAAGATGGGATAGAAACTATCCTGCTCAATTCCAATCCGGCAACGATAATGACAGATCCGTCTATGGCAGATCACGTCTACCTGAAACCTTTAACCACAAAATCTATTGTAGAAATTCTAAAAGCGCATCCCAATATAGATGCTGTTCTACCAACAATGGGTGGTCAAACTGCTTTAAATCTCTGTATAGAAGCCGATGAAAAGGGGATTTGGGAAGATTTCGGAATCAAATTAATAGGAGTAGATATAGACGCCATTAATATTACCGAAGATCGCGAGAAGTTTAAACAACTTATGGGGAGAATAGGTATTCCCGTAGCTCCCGCAAAAACAGTGACTTCTTACCTTCAGGGAAAAGAAGTTGCCCAGGAGTTTGGTTTTCCTTTAGTAATTAGAGCTTCTTTTACTTTAGGCGGAAGTGGAGCTTCGTTTGTACACGGCCCCGAAGAATTTGACGAGAAGCTTACTTATGGTTTAGAAGCTTCGCCAATTCACGAGGTATTAATCGATAAAGCCCTTTTAGGCTGGAAAGAGTATGAGTTAGAACTTCTAAGAGATAAGAACGATAATGTGGTAATTATTTGTTCTATAGAGAATATGGATCCTATGGGAATCCATACCGGGGATTCAATTACGGTAGCGCCTGCAATGACTTTAAGCGACACTACTTACCAGCGTATGCGTGATATGGCCATAAAAATGATGCGCAATATTGGCGATTTTGCCGGTGGATGTAATGTGCAGTTTGCCGTAAGTCCAGACGAAAAAGAAGATATTATAGCGATAGAAATTAACCCAAGGGTTTCCAGATCTTCAGCTTTGGCCTCTAAAGCAACAGGATATCCAATTGCGAAAATTGCAACAAAACTGGCAATTGGTTATAATTTAGATGAACTTGAAAACCAGATTACTAAATCTACTTCAGCGTTATTCGAACCAACTTTAGATTATGTGATCGTTAAAATTCCGCGTTGGAATTTCGATAAATTTGAAGGTGCAGATCGCACTTTAGGCCTGCAAATGAAATCTGTAGGAGAAGTGATGGGAATTGGACGTTCGTTCCAGGAAGCACTTCATAAAGCCACACAATCTCTTGAAATTAAAAGAAACGGACTTGGAGCTGACGGAAAAAGCCATACCAAGTACGACGAAATTATAGAAAAACTTACCTATGCCAGCTGGGACCGTGTATTTGTGATCTATGATGCGATACAGGCGGGAATTCCGCTAAGTCGCATCCACGAGATCACTAAAATAGATATGTGGTTCTTAAGGCAATACGAAGAACTTTACGCTTTAGATGTAGAGATTTCTAAATTTGATAAAGAGTCCCTGCCTAAAGATTTGTTGCTAGAAGCAAAACAAAAAGGTTTTGCCGATAGACAAATAGCGCATATGCTGGATTGTTTAGAAAGTGAAGTTTACAACAAACGTGTAGATTTAGGAATAAATAGGGTTTACAAACTTGTGGATACCTGTGCGGCTGAATTTAAAGCTGAAACTCCTTATTATTATTCCACTTTTGAAGCCGAAATTGAAACTCCAGATGGAAAACGTTACGTAGATAACGAAAGCAAAGTGAGCGAGAAGAAAAAGATTGTAGTTCTTGGTTCAGGTCCAAATAGAATAGGCCAGGGAATTGAGTTTGATTACAGTTGTGTTCACGGTGTTCTTGCCGCTTCAGAATGTGGTTATGAAACTATAATGATTAACTGTAATCCTGAAACGGTTTCAACCGATTTTGATATTGCCGATAAACTTTATTTCGAACCGGTTTTCTGGGAACATATTTATGATATAATTCGCCACGAAAAACCGGAAGGTGTGATCGTTCAGCTTGGTGGGCAAACCGCCCTGAAATTAGCTGAAAAATTAGACCGCTACGGAATTAAAATTATGGGAACCAGTTACGAAGCTTTAGATCTTGCAGAAGATCGCGGAAGTTTTTCAAAATTGCTTCAGGCCAACGACATTCCTTATCCTGAATTTGGAACCGCTGAAACAGCAGAGGAAGCACTGGCTCTTGCCGATGAGCTTGATTTTCCGATCCTGGTAAGACCTTCTTATGTATTGGGTGGCCAGGGAATGAAGATCGTGATCAATAAAGATGAGCTTGAAGAAACCGTGGTAGATTTACTTCGAAAAATTCCGAATAATAAATTATTGCTGGATCACTACTTAGATGGCGCCATAGAAGCTGAAGCTGATGCGATTTGTGATGGTGAAGATGTTCATATTATAGGAATTATGGAGCATATTGAACCTTGTGGAATCCACTCAGGTGATTCTAACGCGGTGCTTCCACCATTTAACCTTGGAGACCTTGTGATGCAGCAAATTAAAGATCATACCCATAAAATCGCTCTAGCGCTTAACACAGTTGGATTAATCAATATTCAGTTCGCGATAAAAGATGATATGGTTTATATCATTGAAGCCAATCCAAGGGCATCCAGAACGGTGCCGTTTATCGCTAAGGCTTATAAAGAACCTTATGTAAATTACGCGACCAAAGTAATGCTGGGACATAAAAAGGTGAAAGATTTTAACTTTAATCCGCAATTGGATGGTTACGCCATAAAACAACCTGTATTTTCTTTCAATAAGTTCCATAAAGTGAACAAGCAACTTGGGCCCGAAATGAAGAGTACAGGAGAAAGTATCCTTTTTATAGATAGTCTTAAAGATGATGCCTTCTACGATCTTTATAGTAGGAGGAAGATGTATTTGAGTAAATAA